tcttcaagggttatttagtaaagtcgatggttctgtatagaaccttgaacactccaagaaccatttgcatgctctaatggttctttgcatggtgaaatggtccttcagattggtgaaaaatgtgttgtatatggttctacatagaaccttttcgaaaaggcTTCTACATAGCACCAGAAAGGATTCTTCtaatgttacaagcttgacattgtcacaatagaagaaccctacAGCACATCCTCTgtcaatccaaagaaccctttcatgatgcaaataaccctttatcatgcaaagggttctttaagtatCCATGgccctatatagaaccactttcctttctaaagaacccttgaggaaccgtCTATTTTAAATGTGTAGGGTTGAAGGAGTTACAGTGTAATGGTACAGGTGTAAGTGCACAAATACGTCTGCGATTTTGATaacggttctatgtagcaccagataaagttctgctgttgtttacaaacttgacattgtgacagtagcagaaccatttttggtgccattttcaaaaggttctatatagaaccattgacaacacattctccatcaatttgaagagcAGTTTTACcatgcgaagaaccatttaagcacacaaatggttctctgagtattcttggttctatatagaaccactggttttactgaagaacccatgaagaaccatcttttttaagagtctgtgtttattaaagGCCAAGATGTGTTCATCTTAAACGACTCTTAATTCATTGATGGATGAAACAACCTACAGACTTCACACCTAGAACCAGGATTGAGCAGCAACATGAGCTTAATCTCAGATGTAACACATAGCTGAGCCGGTTCTCGTGGCCGGATTAGGAATCTTTCTGGACGGATGACCCACctctcctgaaaaacacactGCCCATCTGACCATGAGAGTCCTTGGCACCTTCTTTCATGGCGTTGAAGGTGCTCTCCTCAGCGATGGTCCGTACCTGATCATCAGTTAAGCTGAGACCTAAGAAGTCTGCCACCCTCTGGACGCCTCCGCTCAGGTCCTAACGGGTTTTAGGAGAGGTCAGTCAGGTCAAAGCCTCACATTCACAGAGTAAATGAGAGGAAGTTCATACCTGCTTGAGTTCCTCGAATGTGATGATCATCACGTTTGGGTCGTGGATACGTTTCTCCCAGGCGAGCGCGTGGTCGAAGTAGGAGCCCCAAGGAACTGAGGAGAGACACGACATGTGAGACAGTGTGGTGATAGTATAGCTTAGCAGTCAGAGAACCTCCAGATCGGGTTCTTAAACTCACTGAGGTACCGGATGATCCccagtgagtccaaaatgaaaggATTAATATGGAGCTTCTGTGCAGAATCATAGTAGCAGGAATCATGAAAGGGATCTTCAGATTGACTAATTCAAGTCTGTATAGCGCTCAAAAGGGCTCGTTTGCAGTAATAGAAAACTTTTTTTGGGCTGgctgcacagaaccctttttgaaaaggacctcagcagctacaggccggtggcactgacgtcacacctgatgaagacactggagaggtTGGTCCTTAGACAGCTCTgccctatggtgagctcatctatggacccacttcagtttgcctaccaacctggcatcggggtggatgacggcatcatctacctgctgcatggagctctttctcacctggagaagcctgggggcactgtgagaatcatgttctttgatttctccagtgctttcaacaccatacagcctgggctcctgaaggacaagctggaacaggcaggggtgggccatcacctaacacactggatcctggactacctcaccaaccgtccacagtatgtgaggacaagggactgtgtgtccgacatgatggtctgtaacacaggggccccacaggggacggtgttagcaccgttcctcttcaccctgtacactgcagacttcatgtgcaactcaccaaactgccacctgcagaagttctctgatgactccgCGATCGGAGAGAcggagagtacagagaactgattcaggactttgtggactggtgtctgcggaatcacctacagatcaatgcagggaagaccaaagaactggtggtggatttccgcaggcgcacacatccccctccagcagtgaacatccagggaacggacaatgaaagagtggactcctataagtacctgggtgtgcaccttaactgtaaactggactggtcagacaacactgctgcactttacaggaagggacagagcagactccacctgctcaggagactgaggtcatttggagtgcaggggccactcctgaggacctttttcgacacagtggtggcatcagccatcttctatggagtggtctgctggggcggcagcatctccactgcagacaggaagaaactggacaaactgatccggagggccggctcggtcctagggactcctctagacccagtgaaGGCGGAGGGAGAAAGGAgtgctaagtgcaatacagattcctatgcaactcttattttattttattattatccttattttcctgtaaatagtcgagatttagctttaatttttattatttataatgttgataatgtttacagtgtttcccgtttctactaCTGAGTGTCTTACTCTTGtgactctgctgctgctgtaatactgtgaatttccccgctgtgggactaataaaggattatctcagcttatcttatcttatatagaaccatctacagcacattctccgtcaatctgaagggGTTGGAATGTGACGGTACTTTGCACCTTCACCGCTCATGAAGTCGGCGTAAAAGCGATCCCAGGACTCCGCAGTCGGCAGAACTGGATTCTTATTAGAAAAGTGGTAAAACGAGACCATTGTGTCCTTCGGGTTCCGGAAAACAACCAGCATCTAGAACGGAGAACAAGTATGGATTAGTCAAGCGAGAGTGCAGAGAAATAATCGGCCTTTTTTAAGGAAGTGGAGCAGCATACTCTGTTCTAATGAGAAATGCTCGCAGTTTTACTGAAGGCAAACCTTCAAACTTAACGTGCTTTCCCCGCAACATCCTGTACGTTCCATGCAAAACATTTATAGCGTCAAGACCCCAGGCAAGGTGGGCTTGCAAGCTGTACAGGAAATGACTGCGGTCTTACATAACACACTCCGCTTATTGCTTTACACTACAAGAAGTCGATGGGAATTCTTTGAGCTTGGATGAGGAGTAGCTCAGGGTTTACTGGAACACTGTACCACCTTGCAGGACGTTGACCTCCTCAGCTTTCACCTAGAACTGCTGTACAAGCACAAACCTTGGTCTTCTTCTGGTAGAAGGAGGCTGGAATGTTGTCAGGATGCATGTGGGTCCCCAGTAATCTCGGAGATGGGGCCTTCTGGAGGAACTGCGAAGGCACAGCAGACACAAATAATGAGTGGGAGGGGAAGGAGAGCAACCGTCCCGTCAAGCCATACTTCACAGCACGGACAGCTGGGGTTCAGTGTTTAGAGTTCAAGCGCATACGTGACGGGTCACGGGTTCAAGCCGCACTGACATAAAACAAGGCCGTAACCTGGGTTGAAAGCTTTTTTACGATTTATTACACAAATCTACCAGCTGGGAAGAAGAGCTGTAAAGGCCTAATGTACCTTTCCCCGCCTATCACAACCTTTCATTACGGGTTTACGGACGAATCGCACCACGAGGTTTCAGGACAGAACCTTTAATGACAGCTAAGCCTGAGAGGATTTACGGAAACTGGCAAACAACGGAAAGGTGACTGGCGCACCTGCAGTCTTTCATGTAATATAAACTTCGAAGTAGAAAGAAAATTATGGTTTGAGACGTTTGGTTCTAAGAGAGGCCTTTAACAGGCATAGAGCCTCTACATTTTGTGGAAGTTCTTCAAACTTCAACCCCTTAAATGCCCAGTTTTTATACAGGTCATTGTCCATTTGGAGATTAAATAACTCTTTTCTCTTATGATTCTCTGGTTTTTCTTCATTCATCCTGTTACATTCACGCTCTGCATCCGTAAAACAGCTCGTCACAAAGccaattttaatataaaacattttgagatgtttaatttagaaatttgtgtaaaacagattcatgtttactttttatatcattaacattaaactacattaaaattttattttattttaaaaattaattggTCATAGAGATTTTGGTCTCTGctgttatcaggactcttattttacattctaacccagtattttcagctctattaaactgcctctttgggtcgaggctcatctGAGAGGAAGCGTCTCGAGGCCTGAGGAggatttttgtcaaaataatgtcaaatatatCATTTTATCACCTGATCAGCCAGTCAGTCAGCCAGTTTAcagaatcctcagttttaaccaggaCATCACTGTCGTCATCACTGGCGTCGCCCGTCACTGGTGTTAAAGTCACTGGCGTCGCCCGTCACTGGTGTTAAAGTCACTGGAGTCGCCCGTCACTGGTGTTAAAGTCACTGGCGTCGCCCGTCACTGGTGTTAAAGTCACTGGAGTCGCCCGTCACTGGTGTTAAAGTCACTGGAGTCGCCCGTCACTGGcgtcaccgtcactggtgttaaaGTCACTGGAGTCGCCCGTCACTGGTGTTAAAGTCACTGGAGTCGCCCGTCAGTGGTGTTaaagtcactggagtcactgtcACTGGCGTCACCGTCAGTGGTGTTAAAGTCACTGGAGTCGCCCGTCACTGGTGTTAAAGTCACTGGAGTCGCCCGTCAGTGGTGTTAAAGTCACTGGAGTCGCCCGTCACTGGTGTTAAAGTCACTGGAGTCGCCCGTCAGTGGTGTTaaagtcactggagtcactgtcACTGGCGTCACCATCACTGGTGTTAAAGTCACTGGAGTCGCCCGTCACTGGCGTaaccgtcactggtgttaaaGTCACTGGAGTCGCCCGTCACTGGTGTTAAAGTCACTGGAGTCGCCCGTCACTGGTGTTAAAGTCACTGGAGTCGCCCGTCAGTGGTGTTAAAGTCACTGGAGTCGCCCGTCAGTGGcgtcaccgtcactggtgttaaaGTCACTGGAGTCGCCCGTCAGTGGTGTTaaagtcactggagtcactgtcactggcgtcaccgtcactggtgttaaaGTCACTGGAGTCGCCCGTCACTGGcgtcaccgtcactggtgttaaaGTCACTGGAGTCGCCCGTCAGTGGTGTTaaagtcactggagtcactgtcACTGGCGTCACCGTCAGTGGTGttgctgtcagtggtgttacaccACATTCATACGACATATGACTGTAAAGTACTTTTTTACACGATATCAGGAGATGTTAATGAACATATTAAGGCGCTCTAGTTGCCTCTAGATCATTGCTGTTTACTctggtttttctacctcagtatcTGCTGAGTTTGTCGATCATCTGCCTGCGTGACTCTCAGATCACAGCGTGTTAAACATCTCCTAAATATATGCTTATTCCTCTACCTCACGTCCAGAGCTGAGTGCTGTGTGGGTGccgcactgtcctgtctgttcaCTGTGTCTGATGtctgtttattgtatttatgtcTCAGACGGTTTACACTGGAGTCCCcgcagtcactgaataataagccttagtacgTCATACGCCTGAGGTTAAAGGAGTTTATCATCTTGTCATAAAGGTCCTCGTGAAGTTTCTGTCATGGTTACCAATTAGGACATTAACATATGAGATCATAGGAGATCATCTTGCACCTCCGTCTTGTGCTCCCTACATCTGGCATTGGGCAAAGCCAGGAAATCCTCAGTTGCAACATCCCGTATGATTCAGCAGAGGCGCTTCCAGGCTTGCGTGCTTAATCTGTCGCCATAAAGGGGGGAAAACATTTGCCACATCCTTCTTACCTGCAGCATCTCTGGGCCGAAGAACTCTATGAGAGGAGGCATCTTGGACTCCGCTTTCACTCCGGTGGCGGCGGACGTGATTTTGCGCAGCACCGCCACCGTCCAGTTGAAACCTGCGATGGAGAACATGGTCACATTCATCCTCGCCATCATTTCTTGGCTTGCTAGATAGTTTGCAAGGCTAATATCCCCACAGGCCACTGCCCTTTACTCTTCACAGTCAGCCAGGATTGTGTTATTTGGTGGTGGGTTGGATTCCAATAAAAAAGATCACGCCAGCTTCGTTCTCAGCCCCGTTTCTCGTCTTGCTACAAGGTTACCAAACCCACATATTCCAAAGAAACACAGGCCATTGCCATTTAGGCTCCAGCCGGCTGTTCGTGTTTGGGAGACGGGCGCTGATTAAATAGATTTGGGGTCTTTTTTGGTTGGGCAGGGCGGGAGAGGCTGATTGGAAAGAGCTTGAgatcatcttttatttttttccagtcttGCTGGACCTCCCTGgcttgaataataataaaacaaaacacatgctGTTGCCATTTACCGTCCTCCACAGTCGACTGTGCACAGTATCAGCAGTGGTCTTTGGGGGGTGGGCGCCCATGGAAAAGGGGTTGACATCTGTTGCACGTAAAGCGAGTGCGTGTCTGTGCCGCAGCGGGCCCCCATCTTCCAGTGGAGGTCAAACAGCTCTGCATCCCCCAGGCGAGCCCCACGTGCGAGGGGCCCACTCTGGACCGGCAGTGCCGGGAGGCCCCATGTTTAATTCGACATTCCGCACTGTGAGCCAGTCGCAGTCAGCCACCCTCGCATTCCTCGAGCTCATAGACTCGACGTACATTAACATACGTAAGGAGGATCTGAGGATCCAGGAGTATCTGATGGCCTTTGCTTAGCAGCCTAAACATGATCCATAGTATGTTTTTGCAAACGAGCCTTGGTAAGAAGGCTtgaggggggttgggggggttggggggggttggggggggttgGGTGGGGGGGTCTGGTAATTGCTTGGCGGTTTGACAGTCTTTTTGAGGCATTTTGAGgtgaaaatacttacatttaacCAGAAacgtgcatttcctgaagaaatgctagggtgttgctgtgtgGTGGCTAAGGTTTTGCTGtagtttcccaggtggttgctatggtctTGCTAAGTGGATGCTAGGTTGGTGCTGTGAtgtcacaggtggttgctatgtggTTGCAATGGTATTGGGGAGTTGGTGGTCCACAGCCACCTTAAAATTCCCGCTACCTTAACCTCACTGCTACCTTAAATCGTTGCTACCTTAAATCCACTACCACTTTAAATCCACTGCCACCTAAAATcgtttgtgtggtgtgtggttgCAGAGTTGGTGGtccactgccaccttaaatttccTGCTACCTTAACTTCACTACCACCTTAAATCCACTCCTACCTAAAATCGtttgtgtggggtgtgtgtgtgtgtgtgtgtgtttggtgtgtgctACGGTGCTGCTAATGTTTTGCTGtagtttcccaggtggttgctatggtctTGCTAAGTGGATGCTAGGTTGGTGCGATGAtttcacaggtggttgctaagtggttgcaaTGGTGTTGCTGAGTTGGGGGcccactgccaccttaaatttccTGCTACCTTAACTTCTCTGCTACTTTAAATCATTGCTACTTTAAatccactgccaccttaaatacaGTGTTACCTAAAATCTCCTGCTACCTTAAAAGGGTGCGTTTGTGTGGTGtgactgaagtgtgtgtgttagtgcatTTGTATCATTGTGACACAAGAAAGATGGCAAAACCTGTACTCTGTTCCTTCCTATAGGGAACAACTCAgcagaaaaataagaataaaagagaagaataaTATAGTTAAATATAGTCACATTATAaattcactcatttattcattgaCTTGATTCAAATCAATTGTTTCCACGTTTATTTGCCAAAGTTGAGCAAATGCGAATATGATGTTCGTGGTTTAATCAAGGTCAATTTTGTGGCTGCCAGCAATGAATTCTCTGAAAAGTATTAATAGGTCTTTTAAATGGCATTTCAGGGTCAGGTGATCATAATTGAAGGTCATATACACACTGGATTCCCCTGATGCAAAAAGAGCTCCATGTCTTATAATGAAGCAGGCATTTCCCTCAGCAATGAAACCATTCATCATTGCTGGGTTAGAGCAAATCACCACTTCAATAGATTGTTTCATCCCGTGTCAAAAAACATTTCCTTTTGACTTCTTATAGAGACTATAGGGGGGGGGGACCTCATTAGGGTCACAGCCTGTCCTGAATCAGCCTGCATGCTTTTCACTCACCGCATTTCGGATAGGCCACCAGCATTATGTCATCGGGTCTGGCCTCTACAGTCTCCAGGGCTTTGAGGTTCTCCTCTGGGCTCATGATCGCTGGATACAGGACCCCATTATACCTGTAgagcttctcctcctccttcattTTCTTTGCCTTCTCCATCCTGGACTGGATCCTGGCTTCCAAAGTGGAGTTCATGCTTGCGTCCTGTCCCGAGGCTCCCGTAGCCCCCTCAGCCTGCGTCCCCGGCCCCTGGTCCATCTGTTTATGCAGCTGGATTTCCATGAACTGCGCTTTCacagtgtgggtgtgtgagagGAGCATGGCATGTGCTAGTGGGTGTGcggtaggaggaggaggaggaagaagaacgTAGATCCCTCCCACCCCCACATGGTGTTAGCGTGAGAAGCGGGTGGGTCCCGGTTGCCAGTGGAGACGTGTGGACGAGCTGGTTTCCTGCCCGTGATGGTGATTAATTGACTGCTAAAATGTTTACAAGCTGGTGCACATAATGCTCCTGTGTGGAAATATCACCAGGTTGGGCAGTTCTTTAGGGGGCTGCCATGGAGGAACTGTTTTGGGTCCCAATGTATGGTTCTGTAAAAGGGACATTTTTGCAAATGAGCCAAGGAAGtactttattacacacttctataacctatgaATAGCTTAGTCAGTTTGAATTGacatccctgtagttactgaataacaagccttagtATGCAACAAGCCtggattttaaagggtttatATAATTGCTTCTTCTCGTAATGAAGTGGCGTAACACGTTACAGCTTAAGCTCCTGTAATCACAGCATAATTACTGACCCTATAAGAGTTTCTTTGCTTGGGAGAAGAATAAAGTgcacaaaatggtaactttacaagagagggaaaaaacatgtgctacttttaatgtaagtcaatggaaccagacatctttccctGTGATTTTGGACCCTTTCATTTGTTCCATTCTTCATGAGAtctacacacaacataaagggcaagAGGCCTTTTCAGATTACgccaaaaagtgaaaaatgatcGACCAGGCGTGCTTCTGCTTTGCTGCTATGGGAACCTCCAGCCCCTCTGGCCTTTGTGAGTAAGACTGGACACGCCTGTTACTGCACTAAAAGCTGTCTTGCTTTATCTACTGTAAGGATTTCTTACACAGTCGGCTTGTTGAACCTGAAATGCGGATTCCGGTCAGAACGGGCGGAACCTAATGGGCTTAACCGCTGTACTCGGGGGCATAATTATCACAACAGAGGTCCAGGCCATGGTGGTGCCTCCTGAGCTGGTGTATCTACatatcttttgtctttttcggggtcaaggtaggagtgtctaatagagtggacagtgagtggacacagtgtttgaaactccctcagcactgctgtgtctgatccactcacaccagtggCTGTAACCTGTGTTTGGAGTGAAGCTCTACTTTTAGCAGACATGATAACAGGAGATGTTCACGGACAAATGAAGATTATTTAGATTTTGGGAtgaaagaaacttttttttaatgtatccaCCGGAATTCCCGCTCCAAATGGAGAAGGACCCACTGAAAGGATGGGTTTTCCCTCACGCTGCCGTGTAACTACACTGTAAATCAGACGTCAGAGCGTGAGTTACCTCACCGCATTGCGTAAAGCAGGAGCGTCCAACGTCTGACCACAGGGCGGTCAGTGCACTGTCATCAGCCTTCCGGTCCATATGTTGCAACTGTTCCTTTCGCTTGATGGTGGCAGCAGAACTGTAAACATACAATTCATTACAACAAATCTTTAATTCACTGAATTTAATCATGACCACACACAAATGTTGCAGTGACCACAGGCAATTTCAACAGCGATGGAGCActtattcatcatgaaaatcaTAGGAAGGAGGATCATAATAAAgaccagtgctggacagtaactgagtaactgagtaaatgtaatgagtttgtgtactttagtatttttggtgtatctgtactgaagtttctccgttctgggcgactttttcctttcactccactacatttcagagtctaatatccgactttttcctcctacattctgagaaatctgtcgttccttttggtttctgtgtgtataaaaacgtaacatgtcaaaacgaaagaagcgcaaagccagagcaccaatcagggcccagcggtcactttgtttagagctggttttgacctgttggtcataccgacccagtgcagcacgcggttcaacgtcagcgcagcagcgtaaaactttgggagagtctgttcaacataaatgatgaactaacctaactttgtgtaaatagagctcaatatagaaatatgtccacatatgcagtcgagactgacgcggcttttttctgaatttctacaaacaccatttcattttatagtaaatgagtttgggctggtttatgtttatgaacagacgcctacagatcaacatagtaaaggagctcatctgtgatcctgagtttaaagccagtttttattcaacttaaacttggaactaagttgtaaataaatctgaaactgaaactttgcttgtgtgtaaaaagtgatttcagagccactcggttctccctgatggaaactgtttaccttcagtgttttgtgcttctgatcattttaatagacgtcagcgtcactaattaatgaccttctattaaaagactggtttaccaagagagacgctggaggactttcacctgaaatgagttcatgaagccagtctggttataaaaatgataacaggacatcagagccagaattcctcttttagtacttttactttatacttaagttcatttgaagggaaatactttagtacttttactccagtggaggtctaaagggaggaacttctacttttactggaggaatattttaccttgggggtctcaactttaactccggtacatggtttgtgtacttcgtccaccactgatgagaagacaaaacaaataaagcagCTTCTTTATCACAAATTCAGTAGTTTGCCCAATAAAGATGTCTTGTTCTGTACATTTGTGTCTTCCATATTCGGATTACAGaatatttaagatcatttatggATAATATCCTGGCAAAGGACACATTCTGAAAGGGTCCCGTTTGAAAAAACGTCGGACACCTCTGGCGCAAAGGGTCTTTATTATGATTTTCCTACCTCATGTAATAGCGGAGAGGTCTCTGCAGTGCTAACCAAAGCCAGACTTCAAATTAAAAACGGAATAATGAGCCAGAGCCGTGCCTTTAATGAGCTGCTACTGTCCACCAATTCGGTCATGCAGCTCAAAACGTTGCTATAGGGCCAATATCAATCTGCAGCTTCTTCTTTTGTGCCATTTATGGTAGAAGCAGTGCAAGAAGAGCAGCTCCATGCTGTTGCTAGAGACAACAAGCACCATTCAAGTTCAGTCAGCCCCCCATCGCAGTTTCTCAATGTCACTTGCTGAACAGTGGTGCGACAATGTGACCATTCATGTCTATAGAAATGGCATAGACATCCTTCTCTCTGTCCTGGCTCGCCTCCATTTGGTATGGAAACACATGCAGCGCAACATAAAGCAGAGTTTTGTGGACGAAGGTCCTTCCTGGGCCCTCGTTTACAGCCGGTGTAGCTCCGACGCTGCGCTTTCCCCTCGTGGTTTGCTTCACTTTGACACAGCTAGCACAGATTCTGGTGGAACTGCGAAGGTCTGCTGAGTTTTTGTGTCTACACCATGAGGCCTAGCCGTGAAAGACGGCACGGTGCAGGATGTTCGGTGGGAAAATGGTGTTGTTATG
This Pygocentrus nattereri isolate fPygNat1 chromosome 22, fPygNat1.pri, whole genome shotgun sequence DNA region includes the following protein-coding sequences:
- the LOC108443825 gene encoding sulfotransferase 6B1-like produces the protein MLLSHTHTVKAQFMEIQLHKQMDQGPGTQAEGATGASGQDASMNSTLEARIQSRMEKAKKMKEEEKLYRYNGVLYPAIMSPEENLKALETVEARPDDIMLVAYPKCGFNWTVAVLRKITSAATGVKAESKMPPLIEFFGPEMLQFLQKAPSPRLLGTHMHPDNIPASFYQKKTKMLVVFRNPKDTMVSFYHFSNKNPVLPTAESWDRFYADFMSGEVPWGSYFDHALAWEKRIHDPNVMIITFEELKQDLSGGVQRVADFLGLSLTDDQVRTIAEESTFNAMKEGAKDSHGQMGSVFFRRGEVGDWRNHFSQAQSEQMDAAFKKHLEGTRLGARLKYDVYCK